A single window of Undibacterium sp. 5I1 DNA harbors:
- a CDS encoding methyl-accepting chemotaxis protein: MLDNIKIKTLITAALGILIAMLLVVGAAGIYSTKHTSTLLQDTSLRNVKVVAMIEKIRFKMEINRSQILQALQHNPATEWAKLHDHPLTVHYKIIDDTTAEINALWSSYLHDITDLNEKALADTWFEKSGKLGTVNIAAANAAMQQEKWDEAELILIKSINPVLRTSDVDLRTLTDLLAKRVASDRVTVAADISSTSYLMFGVLIVSVLIGAATIFLLIRGITSPLRQAIGIAERVAQGDLTAQISSRSRNEFGLLINALGSMNTNLLGIVTDVRAATFTIDQAADRIATGNADLSLRTAQQASSLEKTASSMEELTATVKQNSDNAMQADQLALSAAQVASKGGVVVSQVVETMGSINASARKIVDIISVIDGIAFQTNILALNAAVEAARAGEQGRGFAVVASEVRNLAQRSASAAKEIKHLIDDSVNKVDHGTKLVDQAGATMKEIVDSVQRVTKIMSEITHAGQEQSEGIDHVNQAVSDMDGATQQNAALVEQSAAGARLLDEQAKALIDLVSVFKLREHS, from the coding sequence ATGCTTGATAACATTAAGATCAAAACCCTGATCACTGCAGCTTTAGGCATACTGATCGCGATGCTGCTAGTTGTCGGCGCGGCCGGGATATATTCCACGAAGCACACGTCGACGCTTTTGCAAGACACATCACTGCGGAACGTAAAAGTCGTTGCGATGATCGAAAAAATCCGTTTCAAGATGGAGATAAATCGTAGTCAGATCCTGCAGGCATTACAGCACAATCCGGCGACTGAATGGGCCAAATTGCACGATCATCCGCTAACCGTGCATTACAAAATTATCGACGACACGACTGCGGAAATAAATGCCCTGTGGAGCAGTTACCTACACGACATCACAGATCTTAACGAGAAGGCCTTGGCTGATACTTGGTTCGAGAAAAGCGGAAAACTCGGTACTGTAAACATTGCGGCTGCTAACGCTGCAATGCAGCAGGAGAAGTGGGACGAGGCAGAGCTAATCTTGATCAAATCCATTAATCCAGTCCTCCGGACTTCAGACGTCGATCTGCGCACACTCACCGACCTTTTAGCCAAGCGCGTCGCTAGCGACCGTGTGACTGTAGCCGCCGATATCAGCAGTACCAGCTATCTGATGTTTGGCGTGTTGATCGTTTCGGTGCTGATCGGTGCCGCAACGATATTCTTGCTGATTCGCGGCATTACATCACCGCTGCGTCAGGCAATTGGGATCGCCGAGCGGGTCGCGCAAGGAGATTTGACTGCACAAATCAGCAGCCGTTCACGTAACGAGTTTGGGCTCCTGATTAATGCGCTAGGCTCCATGAACACTAATCTTTTAGGGATCGTTACCGACGTACGCGCCGCGACCTTCACCATTGACCAAGCCGCTGACCGGATCGCCACTGGAAACGCCGACCTCTCGCTTCGTACCGCACAACAGGCTAGCTCGCTCGAGAAAACCGCATCTTCTATGGAAGAGCTCACTGCAACGGTTAAGCAAAATAGCGACAACGCAATGCAAGCGGATCAGCTAGCCTTGTCGGCCGCCCAAGTCGCCAGCAAAGGTGGAGTGGTGGTGTCGCAAGTGGTGGAGACAATGGGGTCAATTAATGCTTCGGCACGAAAAATTGTCGACATCATTTCGGTCATCGACGGGATTGCCTTTCAAACGAATATTCTTGCTCTGAATGCGGCGGTCGAAGCAGCCCGAGCGGGCGAGCAGGGTCGCGGATTTGCTGTCGTGGCGTCAGAAGTACGTAACCTTGCCCAGCGCTCAGCCAGCGCCGCCAAGGAGATCAAACATCTGATCGACGATTCGGTTAACAAAGTCGATCATGGGACTAAGTTGGTCGACCAGGCTGGCGCTACGATGAAAGAAATTGTTGACAGCGTTCAGCGGGTGACCAAGATCATGAGCGAAATTACACATGCTGGGCAGGAGCAAAGCGAGGGAATTGATCACGTCAATCAAGCCGTCAGCGATATGGACGGGGCAACCCAACAAAATGCCGCGTTAGTAGAGCAATCCGCTGCCGGCGCTCGGCTACTTGACGAGCAGGCTAAAGCGTTAATTGATTTGGTCAGTGTTTTCAAACTGCGCGAACATAGTTAG